From bacterium, a single genomic window includes:
- a CDS encoding PorV/PorQ family protein: MFTKMIIAILSLTLLLPLNIDASSVFDIGTTTATFLKLGIGARASALGETYVAIANDATAPHWNPAGLVQIKKEEIMTMYNKHFQGINHGYLSYVTPINKGKSAIGISVLGLIVDDIEVRVSDTLEPDSISKATDLAGILSYGTEVAKYLSLGLNLKLIKSKIIDSKSDLSYTGDVGLLFKKDRLSLGAVYTNLGGKLKYKDKEEPIHQCLKAGVALSAMKNHLLLSVDVNLPNDNKAHYHSGVEISLANLALRAGYLTGPKDIGKNFTAGFGLKLGSLFIDYAFVPYGDLGDTHQVSLGIRI, translated from the coding sequence ATGTTTACTAAAATGATTATCGCCATCTTATCTTTAACTTTACTTTTACCTTTAAACATAGATGCCTCTTCTGTTTTTGATATAGGAACTACTACCGCTACTTTCTTAAAACTTGGAATTGGAGCAAGAGCTTCTGCCTTGGGTGAAACTTATGTAGCTATAGCTAATGATGCTACGGCACCTCATTGGAATCCAGCAGGACTTGTTCAAATTAAAAAAGAAGAGATAATGACAATGTATAATAAGCACTTCCAAGGAATTAATCATGGCTATCTATCTTATGTTACCCCTATCAATAAAGGTAAGTCTGCCATAGGCATAAGTGTCCTTGGTTTAATAGTCGATGATATTGAAGTAAGAGTTAGTGATACCCTCGAACCAGATAGCATTTCTAAGGCTACTGATTTAGCAGGTATTCTTTCTTATGGCACCGAGGTGGCTAAATATCTCTCTCTGGGTCTCAACTTAAAATTAATTAAATCTAAGATTATAGATAGTAAGTCTGATTTATCTTATACTGGAGATGTGGGTCTCTTATTTAAGAAAGACAGACTCTCTTTAGGGGCAGTCTATACTAATTTAGGAGGAAAGTTAAAGTATAAAGATAAAGAGGAGCCTATTCATCAATGCTTAAAAGCAGGTGTAGCTTTATCCGCTATGAAGAACCATCTCCTTTTATCTGTTGATGTTAATCTTCCCAATGATAATAAAGCTCATTATCATAGCGGAGTGGAAATCTCCTTAGCAAACTTAGCTTTAAGAGCTGGATATCTAACCGGTCCTAAAGATATTGGTAAAAACTTTACCGCTGGTTTTGGCTTAAAATTAGGATCTCTCTTTATTGATTATGCTTTTGTCCCTTATGGAGACTTAGGTGATACTCATCAGGTAAGTTTAGGGATTAGGATATAG